Proteins encoded within one genomic window of Alteribacter populi:
- a CDS encoding UPF0223 family protein — protein MKGEVNIPISVEWSKEEVVDVVNFFEAIDQAYNKGVDRDLLAALYKSYKKVVPSKAEEKQSFKEYEKQTGQSPYHVVKKAKDLEESIIKMKE, from the coding sequence ATGAAAGGTGAAGTAAATATTCCGATTTCTGTAGAGTGGTCAAAAGAAGAGGTTGTTGATGTGGTGAATTTCTTTGAGGCCATCGATCAAGCTTATAACAAAGGGGTGGACCGCGATTTACTAGCGGCTCTTTACAAAAGCTACAAAAAGGTTGTTCCTTCGAAGGCCGAAGAAAAGCAATCCTTTAAAGAGTATGAAAAACAAACTGGACAGTCTCCCTATCACGTCGTGAAAAAGGCGAAAGATTTAGAAGAGTCGATTATTAAAATGAAGGAATAG
- a CDS encoding YktB family protein has product MGFSGFTQKDFDVFTIEGLEPRMDAIIKHVRPKLEELGEHFSDWLTKRTGEDMYPHVAKHARRKVNPPNDTWVAVANSKRGYKKLPHFQIGLFESHVFVWFAVIYESPIKKEFGQALHEQKTEMINHIPDTFVWSVDHMKPEAQSHGTLASEDFDEMFSRLENVKKSELLCGIHVPRTSETTQDGEAFIKTVEQAFEQLMPLYQIAQRVSE; this is encoded by the coding sequence ATGGGTTTTTCTGGCTTTACTCAAAAGGATTTTGATGTGTTTACCATAGAAGGTCTTGAACCGAGAATGGACGCAATCATAAAGCATGTTCGACCAAAACTTGAAGAACTAGGGGAACACTTTTCAGACTGGTTAACTAAGCGAACAGGTGAAGATATGTACCCGCACGTTGCTAAACATGCACGTAGAAAGGTGAATCCCCCCAATGATACATGGGTAGCTGTGGCAAACAGTAAGCGGGGCTATAAAAAATTGCCACATTTCCAGATCGGACTCTTTGAATCTCACGTATTCGTATGGTTTGCCGTGATTTATGAGTCTCCGATTAAAAAAGAATTCGGACAAGCGTTGCACGAACAAAAAACTGAAATGATCAATCATATTCCTGATACTTTCGTATGGTCAGTGGATCACATGAAACCAGAAGCACAGTCACACGGTACTTTAGCGAGTGAGGATTTTGATGAAATGTTCTCCCGCTTAGAAAATGTGAAGAAATCAGAGCTATTATGCGGAATTCATGTTCCACGAACGAGCGAAACGACTCAAGATGGTGAAGCGTTTATTAAAACGGTGGAACAAGCATTTGAACAGCTCATGCCACTTTACCAAATCGCTCAACGAGTAAGTGAGTAA
- a CDS encoding GapA-binding peptide SR1P — MGVIVCQSCEKVIEHYDSEKVSTLYGNCCEHCTDEVSLSNTEQEG, encoded by the coding sequence ATGGGTGTCATTGTTTGTCAAAGCTGCGAGAAGGTAATTGAACATTATGATAGTGAAAAGGTTTCTACATTATATGGAAACTGCTGTGAGCATTGTACCGATGAAGTATCCCTGTCTAATACTGAACAAGAAGGCTAA
- a CDS encoding glycine betaine uptake BCCT transporter produces MKKLTPVFIISLVIAVAFILWGVIASENMESVTTDIQAFITGQFGWFYLLAATGFVAFAIYLIFSPIGRIKLGDEDEEPEYNYPTWFAFLFTAGMGIGLVFWGAAEPMYHLFTPPPAENISDDATAAGIALRYSFFHWGVHPWAIYSVVALALAYFKFRKKSPAVMSAAFEPLLGDRVNGPIGTTINVIVVFATIFGVATSLGFGTAQIGGGIADISEGISNNIGLQLGIIAVVTVLYMISSQTGLDVGIKYLSRANIVLAFLLMLFLLFAGPTNYIMNAFTQTFGSYLQNFIGMSFRIDTFNPESTWVEDWTIFYWAWWIAWAPFVGTFIARVSRGRTIREFVLGVIAVPTIFGALWFSVFGGTAMNLQLEQGIDIYQTIADSGEESALFAVLSQFNFGTVMSIVAILLIASFFITSADSATFVLGMQTTNGSLNPPNKVKFIWGLVQSSTAAVLLLSGGLAALQTASIIAAFPFAIIMIFMIISLMKALRTEKIPPRK; encoded by the coding sequence GTGAAAAAACTAACGCCAGTATTCATTATATCTCTCGTTATTGCCGTTGCTTTTATATTGTGGGGTGTCATCGCTTCAGAAAATATGGAAAGCGTGACAACAGATATTCAAGCATTTATTACCGGACAATTCGGTTGGTTTTATTTATTAGCAGCGACTGGATTTGTTGCGTTTGCCATTTACCTTATCTTTAGCCCTATTGGACGGATAAAATTAGGCGATGAAGATGAAGAGCCTGAATACAATTACCCTACGTGGTTCGCATTTCTATTTACAGCAGGTATGGGGATCGGACTTGTATTTTGGGGTGCAGCAGAACCGATGTATCATTTATTTACACCGCCGCCAGCTGAGAATATTTCTGATGACGCTACTGCTGCTGGTATCGCATTACGATATTCATTTTTCCATTGGGGCGTACACCCATGGGCTATCTATTCAGTAGTCGCTCTGGCGCTTGCGTATTTTAAATTTCGAAAAAAATCTCCTGCTGTTATGAGTGCAGCGTTTGAACCATTACTAGGGGATCGGGTTAATGGTCCCATTGGAACCACGATTAATGTAATCGTGGTATTTGCCACAATTTTTGGTGTAGCCACTTCTTTAGGGTTTGGTACAGCACAAATTGGTGGAGGAATTGCCGATATTTCTGAAGGTATCTCTAATAACATCGGCCTTCAACTGGGAATCATTGCAGTCGTCACAGTTTTATACATGATCTCGTCCCAAACGGGTCTGGACGTGGGAATTAAATACTTAAGTCGAGCAAATATCGTTTTAGCATTCCTGTTAATGCTCTTCCTTTTATTTGCCGGCCCGACAAATTACATTATGAATGCTTTCACACAGACATTTGGAAGCTACCTACAAAACTTTATCGGCATGAGTTTTCGGATTGATACGTTTAATCCAGAAAGCACCTGGGTCGAGGATTGGACGATCTTTTACTGGGCATGGTGGATTGCGTGGGCTCCATTCGTAGGAACCTTTATCGCAAGAGTCTCCCGAGGTCGAACGATCCGTGAATTTGTTCTTGGTGTCATTGCAGTCCCAACCATCTTCGGTGCTTTATGGTTTTCCGTTTTCGGTGGAACTGCGATGAATCTTCAATTAGAGCAAGGCATCGATATTTACCAAACCATTGCTGATTCAGGAGAAGAATCCGCACTGTTTGCCGTACTTAGTCAGTTTAACTTCGGAACAGTTATGTCGATCGTAGCGATTTTATTAATTGCTTCTTTCTTCATTACATCTGCAGACTCAGCAACTTTCGTTTTAGGCATGCAGACAACAAACGGGAGCTTAAATCCTCCAAACAAAGTGAAATTTATTTGGGGCCTTGTTCAATCTTCCACTGCCGCTGTTTTATTATTATCTGGGGGTCTAGCAGCATTACAGACCGCATCGATCATAGCCGCATTTCCATTTGCGATTATTATGATCTTTATGATTATTAGTTTAATGAAAGCTTTACGAACAGAAAAAATTCCTCCACGAAAATAA
- a CDS encoding aminotransferase class I/II-fold pyridoxal phosphate-dependent enzyme: protein MNKTEQSVTPLFDGLLEHAKTNPTQFHIPGHKKGTGMDPQFRDFIGMNALSIDLINIAPLDDLHHPQGMIKKAQELAAEAFGADYTFFSVQGTSGAIMTMIMSVCGPGDKIIVPRNVHKSIMSAIVFSGATPIFIHPEIDDVLGISHGITTDSVKKALKTHPDAKGLLVINPTYFGVSANLREIVNMAHSYNIPVLVDEAHGVHIHFHDALPLSAMQAGADMAATSVHKLGGSLTQSSVLNVKKGLVNPDRIQSIISMLTTTSTSYLLLASLDAARRHLAMNGKTFIAEAITLANHTRKVISEIPGFNCYGSEMLDDQAIYDIDPTKITISVKELGISGYEVEVWLRDHYQIEVELSDLYNILCIISFGDDAKTVQKLIDALTKLSEEQLQSHKIEQKSELSVSVPNIPILALSPRDAFYSETETIPLDESPGRISAEFVMVYPPGIPILIPGEIIEEENLQYIEKNIEAGLPVQGPEDATLTYIRVITERKPII, encoded by the coding sequence TTGAACAAAACTGAGCAAAGTGTAACACCATTATTTGACGGACTGTTGGAGCATGCCAAAACAAATCCAACCCAGTTTCACATTCCAGGGCACAAAAAAGGTACAGGAATGGACCCACAGTTCCGTGATTTTATTGGTATGAATGCCTTGTCGATTGACTTAATCAACATCGCTCCTCTCGATGATTTACACCACCCTCAAGGGATGATTAAAAAGGCACAGGAACTAGCAGCAGAAGCCTTTGGCGCTGACTACACCTTTTTCTCCGTTCAAGGGACAAGCGGTGCGATTATGACGATGATCATGAGTGTGTGTGGACCTGGAGATAAAATTATTGTTCCACGAAATGTTCACAAATCCATTATGAGTGCGATTGTCTTTTCTGGAGCAACGCCCATTTTTATCCACCCGGAAATTGATGATGTTTTAGGGATTTCCCATGGGATAACGACGGACTCTGTTAAGAAAGCGTTAAAAACTCATCCAGATGCGAAAGGTCTTCTTGTCATAAACCCGACGTATTTCGGAGTGTCTGCTAATTTAAGAGAAATCGTCAATATGGCTCACAGCTATAATATCCCTGTGCTTGTCGATGAAGCGCACGGTGTCCACATTCACTTTCATGACGCGCTTCCATTATCAGCTATGCAAGCAGGGGCGGATATGGCAGCAACAAGTGTGCACAAATTAGGAGGATCTTTAACGCAAAGCTCTGTCCTAAATGTGAAAAAGGGGTTAGTCAATCCAGACCGTATTCAAAGCATTATTAGTATGCTTACAACCACGTCAACATCTTACTTACTTCTCGCTTCATTGGATGCTGCACGAAGACACTTAGCAATGAATGGCAAAACATTCATTGCAGAAGCGATTACACTCGCTAATCATACACGAAAAGTAATTAGTGAGATCCCTGGATTTAATTGTTACGGCTCGGAAATGCTCGATGACCAAGCAATTTATGACATCGACCCAACTAAAATCACGATTTCAGTTAAAGAATTAGGAATCAGTGGTTATGAAGTTGAAGTTTGGCTTCGTGATCACTATCAAATCGAAGTTGAGCTTTCTGATTTGTACAATATTCTTTGTATTATTTCATTTGGAGATGACGCTAAAACAGTACAAAAACTGATTGATGCCTTAACGAAATTATCCGAGGAACAGCTGCAAAGTCATAAAATTGAACAGAAAAGTGAACTTTCTGTATCTGTCCCAAACATTCCAATACTTGCTTTATCGCCGCGGGATGCCTTTTATTCGGAAACTGAGACGATTCCCCTTGATGAATCACCGGGTAGAATTAGTGCCGAATTTGTGATGGTTTATCCTCCAGGAATCCCGATCCTTATCCCTGGTGAAATTATTGAAGAAGAAAACCTGCAGTACATTGAAAAAAATATCGAAGCTGGACTTCCAGTACAAGGACCCGAAGATGCAACACTCACCTATATTCGCGTAATCACCGAACGCAAACCGATAATTTAG
- the thiE gene encoding thiamine phosphate synthase: MGRVTKENLAKQLQVYFIAGSKDCASPLPLVLHEAIQGGMTIFQFREKGAGSLTGEMKEALALQLYTQCQQAGIPFIINDHIDLAVSIDADGLHIGQEDVDVKTARKRIGKNKILGVSIHSIEEAYEAVNHGADYLGIGPLFETSSKEDANEVTGPNWVRELRANGIDLPIVGIGGITAENGGEVLRAGANGLAVISAISKAASPYQAAREFRQLYNHD; encoded by the coding sequence ATGGGAAGAGTAACGAAAGAAAATCTTGCTAAGCAGCTCCAAGTGTACTTCATTGCTGGGAGTAAGGATTGTGCGTCCCCTCTCCCTCTTGTTTTACATGAAGCGATTCAAGGAGGAATGACGATCTTCCAGTTTCGTGAAAAAGGAGCCGGTTCATTAACAGGGGAAATGAAAGAAGCATTGGCGCTGCAATTATATACTCAATGCCAACAAGCCGGCATTCCGTTTATCATTAACGACCATATCGATCTCGCTGTTTCGATTGACGCCGACGGGCTTCATATAGGTCAGGAGGATGTTGATGTAAAAACAGCGAGAAAACGAATTGGAAAGAACAAAATTCTCGGTGTTTCCATTCATTCCATAGAAGAAGCTTATGAAGCCGTTAACCACGGTGCCGACTATTTAGGGATCGGACCGCTCTTTGAAACTTCGTCTAAAGAGGATGCAAATGAAGTGACAGGCCCGAATTGGGTACGAGAATTAAGGGCAAATGGAATTGACCTCCCTATTGTAGGTATCGGCGGGATTACAGCAGAAAATGGTGGTGAGGTTCTTCGTGCAGGTGCGAATGGCCTAGCGGTAATTTCTGCAATTTCTAAGGCAGCTTCTCCTTATCAAGCTGCACGCGAGTTTAGGCAGCTATATAATCATGATTGA
- the thiM gene encoding hydroxyethylthiazole kinase has product MDKKIIALKQKIESESPLIHNMTNVVVTNFTANGLYAIGASPVMSYAKEEVADMAAIAQGLVLNIGTLTPTQVEAMHIAGRSANEHEVSTFLDPVGVGATAYRTKTAKNLLSELEISFIRGNLGEVSNLVDEKIEMKGVDSKKQHDNALLIAQKAARQYRTNVVLTGKTDIITDGAKTYFVHNGTPMLTKVTGTGCLLTSVMSAFVAVGQDPLEAAAGAVSYYAIAAEIAADKVTAQGESFGHFQVHFIDQLADVSQKEIAKRLSIEVWEEK; this is encoded by the coding sequence ATGGATAAAAAAATCATCGCATTAAAACAGAAAATCGAAAGCGAATCTCCTCTCATTCATAACATGACGAATGTGGTTGTCACAAATTTCACAGCAAATGGGCTATATGCCATCGGTGCATCCCCGGTTATGTCTTATGCAAAAGAGGAAGTAGCTGATATGGCTGCGATTGCCCAAGGTCTCGTATTAAATATCGGTACGTTAACACCTACCCAAGTAGAAGCGATGCATATTGCTGGTCGGTCGGCTAATGAGCATGAGGTCTCCACCTTTTTGGACCCAGTCGGTGTAGGAGCAACAGCGTATCGAACAAAGACAGCCAAAAACCTTTTGTCAGAGCTCGAGATCTCTTTTATTCGCGGGAACTTAGGAGAAGTCAGTAACCTTGTAGATGAAAAGATTGAGATGAAAGGCGTTGATTCTAAAAAACAACATGACAATGCTCTCTTGATCGCTCAGAAAGCGGCTAGACAATATCGGACCAATGTGGTTTTGACTGGAAAAACGGACATTATTACCGATGGGGCCAAAACATACTTTGTCCACAACGGAACACCTATGCTAACAAAAGTAACCGGAACCGGCTGCCTCCTTACTTCTGTTATGTCAGCCTTTGTCGCAGTTGGGCAAGACCCTCTCGAAGCGGCAGCGGGTGCCGTTTCATATTACGCTATTGCAGCTGAAATAGCAGCTGATAAAGTAACCGCTCAAGGGGAAAGCTTCGGACATTTTCAAGTTCACTTTATCGATCAATTAGCAGACGTTTCACAAAAAGAAATAGCCAAGAGATTATCAATTGAAGTATGGGAGGAGAAATAA
- a CDS encoding M23 family metallopeptidase, whose translation MKKLIVLLLITTLLVACTQEGEPEDSQENANNDGETERENGDQTEEGNEEPEADFYLDTVTIDDQEVIEVEHLIDQVDGEYEYDETHRTLSMNIHEQEYYLIYGVPVLERNGLYLANEEITIILDDDEIPHLPLSFLTEGLEADVMESDEEQLAFVYNDEAVEAIATNEDPVDIHSMEVEEMIEYLSFLDYPIEDATVSTVESHLPGAPRDYRNGYHEGIDWYDYASGVEITTDTPIYGMAEGTVVRVDHGYEEFSSPEARDEQLAHTAELGFTPEYLLDRLRGQQVWVQYDNGVMNRFAHLDDIPEGLKLGDQIDSETVIGYVGNSGTSGAVNQDDSGLHLHHDLLIYGEYFWEPFSLPEVKDVLLEIWG comes from the coding sequence ATGAAAAAACTTATTGTACTTTTATTAATAACGACGCTATTAGTCGCTTGTACGCAAGAAGGGGAACCAGAAGATTCCCAAGAGAATGCTAATAATGATGGAGAAACTGAGCGTGAAAACGGAGATCAGACAGAAGAAGGTAATGAAGAGCCCGAGGCAGACTTTTATCTCGACACGGTTACTATAGATGATCAAGAAGTCATTGAAGTCGAGCACCTCATCGATCAAGTAGACGGTGAATATGAATATGACGAAACCCACAGAACGTTAAGCATGAACATTCACGAACAAGAATATTACCTTATTTATGGCGTACCGGTGTTAGAACGAAACGGTTTGTATTTAGCTAACGAAGAAATCACGATCATTCTTGATGACGATGAAATCCCTCATTTACCGCTATCCTTTTTAACAGAAGGTTTAGAAGCTGATGTCATGGAGTCTGATGAAGAACAACTAGCTTTTGTTTATAACGATGAAGCAGTTGAAGCAATCGCAACAAACGAAGACCCAGTTGATATCCACTCTATGGAAGTAGAAGAGATGATTGAGTACCTTTCATTTTTAGATTATCCGATTGAAGACGCCACTGTCAGTACGGTAGAAAGCCATTTGCCGGGTGCTCCAAGAGACTATCGTAATGGATATCATGAAGGCATCGATTGGTATGATTACGCCTCAGGTGTTGAAATTACCACGGACACGCCGATTTACGGAATGGCAGAAGGGACTGTAGTAAGAGTTGATCATGGTTATGAAGAATTCTCCTCCCCAGAAGCGCGAGATGAGCAGTTAGCACATACGGCTGAATTAGGATTCACACCTGAATATTTATTGGACAGGCTAAGAGGCCAACAAGTCTGGGTTCAATATGATAACGGTGTAATGAATCGATTTGCCCATCTTGATGATATCCCAGAAGGCTTGAAATTAGGTGATCAAATTGATTCAGAAACTGTTATCGGTTATGTAGGCAATTCCGGTACAAGTGGCGCTGTAAATCAAGACGATAGCGGTCTACACCTCCATCATGACCTATTAATTTATGGAGAGTATTTTTGGGAGCCATTTTCATTACCAGAAGTAAAGGACGTTTTATTAGAAATATGGGGTTAA
- the lpdA gene encoding dihydrolipoyl dehydrogenase: MVVGDFPVEVDTLVVGSGPGGYVAAIRAAQLGQKVTIVEKGTLGGVCLNVGCIPSKALIEAGHRFHSAGHSDDMGITVDKVNLDFTKVQKWKQSVVEKLTGGVEGLLKGNSVDIVKGEAYFVDDSTVRIMDEKNSQTYKFKDCIVATGSSPVELPAFKYTDRVVSSTGALSLTEVPEKLIVIGGGYIGIELGSAYADLGSEVTILEGTKAILPGFEKQMSQLVAKRLKKNGVTIKTEAFAQSVEETDSGVKVKAEVKGKEEEFEGSYLLVTVGRKPNTEELGLEQAGVELDDKGLIKIDKQCRTSVKNIYAIGDIVDGPQLAHKASYEAKVAAEAISGEPAEIDYTAIPAVVFSNPELATVGLDEKQAKEEGFEVEVAKFPFAANGRALSLNATDGFVKMVTRKEDGLVLGVQIAGTSASDMIAEASVAIEAGMTAEDLALTIHAHPSLGEITMETAEVALGMPVHIVK, from the coding sequence ATGGTAGTAGGAGATTTTCCGGTTGAAGTAGACACGCTTGTCGTAGGCTCCGGTCCCGGGGGATATGTAGCTGCAATTCGTGCAGCTCAACTCGGGCAAAAAGTTACGATCGTAGAGAAAGGGACCCTAGGCGGCGTTTGTTTAAACGTTGGTTGTATTCCTTCTAAAGCATTAATCGAAGCGGGACACCGTTTCCACAGTGCCGGTCATTCCGATGACATGGGAATTACAGTCGATAAAGTCAACCTTGACTTTACAAAGGTGCAAAAATGGAAGCAGTCCGTTGTAGAAAAATTAACGGGCGGCGTTGAAGGACTTTTAAAAGGAAACAGTGTTGACATTGTAAAAGGTGAAGCTTACTTCGTTGATGATTCAACGGTTCGAATTATGGATGAAAAGAATTCACAAACATATAAGTTCAAAGATTGTATCGTAGCAACAGGGTCTAGTCCTGTTGAACTACCTGCATTTAAATACACTGACCGTGTTGTTTCTTCCACAGGGGCATTGAGCCTTACAGAAGTACCTGAGAAACTCATTGTAATCGGTGGCGGATATATCGGAATTGAACTTGGTTCTGCTTATGCTGACCTTGGGTCAGAAGTAACGATCCTAGAAGGTACAAAAGCAATCCTTCCTGGCTTCGAAAAACAAATGAGCCAGCTAGTTGCAAAACGTCTTAAGAAAAATGGCGTAACGATTAAAACAGAAGCTTTCGCACAAAGCGTTGAAGAAACAGACAGCGGTGTTAAAGTTAAAGCGGAGGTAAAAGGAAAAGAAGAAGAGTTTGAAGGAAGCTATCTTCTTGTTACTGTTGGCCGTAAACCAAATACAGAAGAGCTTGGTTTAGAACAAGCAGGTGTTGAGCTTGATGACAAAGGTCTTATTAAAATTGACAAGCAGTGCCGTACTTCTGTAAAAAATATTTACGCAATTGGTGATATCGTAGACGGACCACAGCTCGCACATAAAGCGTCTTATGAAGCGAAAGTAGCTGCAGAGGCTATTTCAGGAGAGCCTGCTGAAATTGATTACACAGCGATTCCGGCCGTCGTATTTTCAAATCCTGAGCTTGCAACAGTTGGCTTGGATGAAAAACAAGCTAAAGAAGAAGGTTTTGAAGTAGAGGTCGCGAAGTTCCCATTTGCAGCAAATGGACGAGCGCTGTCCTTAAATGCTACTGACGGCTTTGTGAAAATGGTGACACGAAAAGAAGACGGTTTAGTTCTTGGTGTTCAAATTGCAGGCACAAGTGCATCAGATATGATTGCAGAAGCATCTGTAGCAATTGAAGCTGGCATGACAGCAGAAGACTTAGCACTAACCATTCACGCTCACCCATCACTTGGTGAGATTACAATGGAAACAGCAGAAGTTGCACTCGGTATGCCGGTACACATTGTAAAATAA
- a CDS encoding polysaccharide deacetylase family protein, translated as MKKIMAIFALSLVVACSSENPESEVAGEDEDNQYESAEAEDIDKNDQDKTEDPVDSEEREDEGELSEESEEVEVTHYIAEDYTVRPLEEDGDEQVVLLTIDDAPEDHGVEMAETLKELDAGAIFFVNGHFLQSDEGKDQLTEIYELGFEIGNHTMNHPNLNDLSEEEQYNEIVELNDLVEEIIGERPNFFRAPFGANTDYSNQVLEDEGMVAMNWSYGYDFEPEYMEADPLADIMVETDLLRNGANLLMHDRSFTSEALEDIVIGLREKGYEPLDPARIETNYN; from the coding sequence GTGAAAAAAATCATGGCGATATTTGCTTTGTCACTCGTGGTAGCGTGCAGTTCTGAAAATCCTGAGAGTGAAGTGGCAGGCGAAGATGAAGACAATCAATATGAAAGCGCAGAAGCTGAAGATATAGATAAAAATGATCAAGACAAAACCGAGGATCCAGTAGATTCTGAGGAAAGGGAGGATGAGGGCGAGTTATCTGAGGAATCAGAAGAAGTGGAAGTCACCCATTATATAGCAGAAGACTATACTGTTCGCCCTTTGGAAGAAGACGGGGACGAGCAAGTTGTTCTTTTAACCATTGATGATGCTCCAGAGGACCATGGAGTGGAAATGGCAGAAACATTAAAAGAACTTGACGCAGGAGCTATTTTCTTTGTTAATGGCCATTTTCTTCAGTCAGATGAGGGGAAAGATCAATTAACAGAAATATATGAACTTGGCTTTGAAATTGGCAACCATACGATGAATCACCCTAATTTAAACGATCTCTCAGAAGAAGAACAATATAATGAAATTGTCGAATTAAATGACTTAGTCGAAGAAATTATCGGTGAAAGGCCGAATTTCTTCCGAGCGCCATTCGGTGCAAACACAGATTACTCTAACCAAGTCTTAGAAGACGAGGGGATGGTAGCCATGAACTGGTCTTATGGCTATGACTTTGAACCGGAGTATATGGAGGCAGATCCGCTTGCTGATATTATGGTTGAAACAGACCTCTTAAGAAATGGCGCTAATTTGCTCATGCACGACCGTTCGTTTACAAGTGAAGCTTTAGAAGACATTGTCATTGGATTAAGAGAAAAAGGCTATGAACCATTAGATCCCGCTCGCATTGAAACCAATTACAACTAG
- the thiD gene encoding bifunctional hydroxymethylpyrimidine kinase/phosphomethylpyrimidine kinase, protein MNKTALTIAGSDSGGGAGIQADLKTFQEHNVFGTSALTAITAQNTQGVQGVYPVEIDGLVKQLDAIGEDFPVHAVKTGMLFDENRIEVIVDAIKKYKWNNIVVDPVMIAKGGDSLLSEQAHQTIIDQLLPLSHVVTPNIPEAEVLTGKSIQTLADRKQAAYQLFELGVKNVVIKGGHDRSGKNAIDLLYDGSTFTYFELPRIESKNTHGTGCTFAAAIASELALGTSVVEAVKKAKTYIQMAIAYTVPIGTGHGPTHHGAVKQFPQEAFRLTEEVKQWEE, encoded by the coding sequence TTGAACAAAACAGCATTAACGATTGCAGGGTCAGATTCAGGCGGTGGTGCCGGGATTCAAGCTGACCTAAAAACATTCCAGGAGCATAACGTATTTGGAACGAGTGCATTAACAGCAATAACAGCTCAAAATACGCAAGGAGTTCAAGGAGTCTACCCGGTTGAAATTGACGGTCTTGTAAAGCAACTTGACGCCATTGGTGAAGACTTTCCTGTTCACGCAGTAAAAACCGGGATGCTATTTGATGAAAATCGAATAGAAGTCATTGTCGACGCTATCAAAAAGTACAAATGGAACAACATTGTCGTAGACCCTGTCATGATCGCTAAAGGGGGCGACAGCCTGCTTAGTGAACAAGCACATCAAACGATCATCGATCAGCTTCTCCCCCTTTCTCACGTCGTTACTCCGAACATTCCTGAAGCTGAAGTTCTCACTGGTAAATCCATTCAAACGTTGGCAGATCGAAAGCAAGCTGCCTACCAACTCTTTGAGCTTGGTGTTAAAAACGTTGTCATTAAAGGAGGGCATGATCGGTCTGGTAAAAATGCTATTGACCTCTTATACGACGGGTCAACATTTACCTATTTTGAGCTACCACGGATCGAATCCAAAAACACGCACGGTACGGGTTGTACATTTGCAGCTGCGATTGCATCAGAATTGGCTCTTGGCACTTCGGTTGTCGAAGCTGTGAAAAAAGCGAAAACCTATATCCAAATGGCAATAGCTTACACCGTTCCAATTGGCACTGGACATGGTCCAACACATCACGGAGCTGTTAAGCAATTTCCACAAGAAGCGTTTCGACTAACAGAAGAGGTCAAACAATGGGAAGAGTAA